The stretch of DNA GGCGACGGCTCGGTCGTGATCTCGGCGATCACGTCGTGCACCAACACGTCCAACCCGGCGCTGATGGTCGCCGCCGGCCTGCTGGCTCGCAAGGCGCTCGAGCGCGGGCTGAGCGCCCGGCCGTGGGTGAAGACGAGCCTCGCCCCCGGGTCGCGCGTGGTCGTCGGCTACCTGGAGCGGGCCGGGCTGCTCGAGCCGCTCGACCGGCTCGGCTTCAACCTGGTCGGCTTCGGCTGCACGACCTGCATCGGCAACTCGGGGCCGCTGCCAGACGAGGTCGCCGGCGCGATCGAGCGCGACGACCTGAAGGTGGCCGCCGTGCTCTCGGGCAACCGCAACTTCGAGGCCCGCATCCACCCCGCGGTGCGCGCGAACTACCTTGCGTCGCCGCCGCTCGTGGTCGCCTTCGCCCTGGCCGGGAGCGTGAACACCGACCTCACGAACGACCCGCTCGGCGACGGCGCCGACGGCCCGGTGTATCTGCGCGACGTCTGGCCGACGCCGGACGAGGTGGAGCAGGCGCTGACGGGCTCGTTCAGCTCCGACCTCTTCGACGAGGAGTACGGGCGGATCTTCGAGGGCGACGAGCGCTGGACGGCGCTGCCTTCGCCGGAGGGCAAGCTGTTCGACTGGGATCCGGACTCGACGTACGTGCGCGAGGCGACGTTCTTCGCGCACGAGGCGGATCTCTCCGACATCGAGTCGGCCCGGGTGCTGGCGCTCCTGGGCGACTCGGTGACGACCGACCACATCTCGCCGGCGGGGGCGTTCTCGCCGGACACGCCGGCCGGCCGCTACCTCGTCGAGCAGGGCGTCGAGCCGCGCGACTTCAACTCCTACGGCGCCCGCCGCGGCAACCACGAGGTGATGGTGCGCGGCACGTTCGCGAACATCCGCCTGAAGAACGCGCTGGCCGAGCGCGAGGGCGGCTTCACCCGCCACCTGCCGTCGGGCGAGTCGATGACGATCTACGACGCCGCCCAGCGCTACGCGGCCGAGGGTGTGCCGCTCGTCGTCATCTGCGGCCGCGAGTACGGCTCCGGCTCGTCGCGCGACTGGGCCGCCAAGGGGACGGCGCTCCTGGGCGCGCGGGCGGTGATCGCGCAGAGCTTCGAGCGCATCCACCGCACGAACCTGGTCGCCCTCGGCGTGATCCCGCTCCAGTTCCGCGAGGGCGACTCGGCCGGGAGCCTCGGCCTGGACGGCACCGAGACGTACACGATCCGTGGGCTCGGCGAGCTCGACGTCGGCTCGACGGTGACCGTCGAGGTGAACGGTGGCGAGCGCTCGTTCGAGTGCCTGGCCCGCCTGGATGCTCCGGCCGACGTGACCACGTACCGCGCCGGCGGGCTTCTGCAGATGGTGATGCGCCAGCTGGTGGAGTAGCTTGACGGGATGAGCCTCGTTGCCGAACTCGAGCGCGCGGTCGGCGCCGCCGCGGTCGTCTCCGAGCCGGCGCAGGTGCGCACATACGAGTGCGACGGGCTCACCGGCCACCGGGCCACGCCGCAGGCGGTCGTCCTGCCCCGGACCACGGCCGAGGTGCAGGCCGCGGTGCGCGTCTGCCACGAGCGCGGCATCCCGTTCGTCGCCCGCGGCGCCGGCACGGGGCTCTCCGGCGGCGCCGTGCCGATCGCCGAGGGGATCGTGATCGGCCTGGCGCGCATGAACGCGATCCTCGAGGTCGACGTGCCCAACCGGCGGGCGCGCGTCCAGCCGGGCGTCGCCAACCTCGACGTCACCCGCGCGGTCGCCCCGCACGGCCTCTACTACGCGCCTGACCCGTCCAGCCAGCAGGTCTGCACGATCGGCGGCAACGTCGCCGAGAACTCCGGCGGCGCCCACTGCCTCAAGTACGGCTTCACGACCAACCATGTGCTCGAGCTCGAGGTCGTGCTGGCGGATGGCGAGGTGGTGCGCCTCGACCGGGCCGGGGAGCTCGACCTGCTCGGCGGCTTCGTCGGCTCGGAGGGGACGCTCGGCATCGCGACCGAGATCGTCGTCCAGGTGCTGCCGCGGCCGCAGCGGGTGGAGACGCTGCTGGCGGCCTTCGCCTCCACGGACGCGGCCGGGGAGGTCGTCTCGGCGGTGATCGCCGCGGGGATCGTGCCCGCCGCGATCGAGATGATGGACTCGCTCACGATCCGGGCGGCCGAGGCCGCCGTGGGCGCCGGCCTCCCGCTCGACGCCGGGGCGGTGCTGCTCGTCGAGCTCGACGGACCCTCGGTCGAGGTCGAGGTCGCGCTCGAGCGGGTGCGCGGCTCCTGCGAGGCCGGCCGGGCGACCGAGGTTCGGGTCGCGGCCACCGAGGACGAGCGGATGAAGTTCTGGCGCGGGCGCAAGGCGGCGTTCGCGGCGATGGGGCGGATCAGCCCGGACTACTACGTCCAGGACGGCGTCGTCCCCCGCACCCGACTGCCGGAGACGCTGCGCCGCATCTCCGACCTCTCCCGGACGCACGGGCTCGAGGTCGCGAACGTCTTCCACGCGGGCGACGGCAACCTGCACCCGCTGGTGCTCTACGACGGCGCGGTCGAGGGCGAGTCCGAGCGGGCGGCCGAGCTTGCGAGCGCGATCCTGGAGGCGTGCGTCGATGCGGGCGGCTCGCTCACCGGCGAGCACGGCATCGGCCTCGACAAGGCCTGCCATATGCCGCTCATGTACTCCGAGGCCGACCTCGAGACGATGCTGCGGCTGCGCTCGGCGTTCGACCCGAAGGGCCTCTGCAACCCGGGCAAGGCGTTCCCGACGCCGCGCCTGTGCGGCGAGGTGCCCGGGCCTTACCGGCGCCATCCCGCCGAGCGCGAGGGCGTGGAGCGGTGGTGATCGAGCACGAGCCGGGCGATCTGACGTGCACGGTCAGCGCCGGCGTGCCGCTGACCGAGCTGCAGGAGACGCTCGCGCGGGGCGGGCAGATGCTCGCGCTCGACCCGCCGGACGCCGCCCGGCTGACCGTCGGCGAGGCATTCGCGACGGCGGCGTCCGGCCCGCGCGCGCACCGCTACGGCGGCCCCCGCGACCTCGTGCTGGGCGTGACCGTGCGGCTCGCCGACGGCACCGTCGCCCGCGGCGGCGGCCGGGTGGTGAAGACCGTGGCCGGCTACGACCTGCCGAAGCTCTTCACCGGCGCCCGTGGCCGCCTGGGCGAGATCCTCGAGCTGACGCTGCGGCTGCACCCGCTGCCGGCCTCGACCTGCACCGTGGTGACGGCGCCGACCGATCCGACCGTCCTCGAGCCGCTCGCGCCGGCCTGCATCGAGTACGCCTGGCCGCCCGAGCGGATGTTCGTCCGCTTCGAGAGCCCGGTGGCCCGTCCGCTCGCCGAGCAGGCGGTGGCGCTCGTCGGCGGCGAGCTGGTGGAGGGCGACGAGTCGCTGTGGGCCGACCACCGCGAGCGGGCCGCGGGCCTCGAGCTCACCCGCTGCGTGCCCGCCGAGGTGGCCGCCACGATCGAGCGCCTGCGCGAGGCGGGCGCGACGACCATCGTCGGCCGCTACGCCCGCGGCCTGCTCTTCAGCGACGCCGACAGGCGGTGCCAGGCCCCGGGGCTCCGGGAGCTGGAGCGGCGGGTGGTGGAGGCGTACGGTGGCTGAGACGCGCGACCTGCTCGACGCCTGCGTCCACTGCGGGTTCTGCCTGCCCTCGTGCCCGACCTACACGCTGTGGGGCGACGAGATGGACTCGCCGCGCGGCCGGATCCATCTGATGAAGCTGGTCGACGAGGGCGAGATCGAGCTCGACGCGACCGTCGCGAGCCACTTCGACCGCTGCCTCGGCTGCCTCGCCTGCGTCCCGGCCTGCCCGAGCGGTGTGCGCTACGACATCCTGATCCCGCGCGCCCGGGCGCTGCGGCGCGAGCGGGCGCCGCGATCGCTGCGCCAGCGGGTCGTCGAGGGCGGCGTGCTGGCGACGGCCGCGCGGCCGCGGCTCCTGCGCGCGCTGGCCTGGCCGCTCGCGCTCGGCGTGCGTCCGTTCGCGCTGGCGCCGCGGGTGGGGCCGTCCGACCTGCGCGCCCGCCCGGCCCGGCTCACGCCCGCGCGCGGCGAGGTGCGGATGCGCGCGGCGATGCTCGAGGGGTGCGTCCAGCGGGTCTTCTTCGGCCGTGTGAACCGCGCCGCCGCACAGGTGCTGGCGGCGGACGGGTGCGAGGTGTCGGTGCCGGCGGGCCAGGGCTGCTGCGGCGCCCTTGC from Gaiellales bacterium encodes:
- a CDS encoding FAD-linked oxidase C-terminal domain-containing protein — protein: MSLVAELERAVGAAAVVSEPAQVRTYECDGLTGHRATPQAVVLPRTTAEVQAAVRVCHERGIPFVARGAGTGLSGGAVPIAEGIVIGLARMNAILEVDVPNRRARVQPGVANLDVTRAVAPHGLYYAPDPSSQQVCTIGGNVAENSGGAHCLKYGFTTNHVLELEVVLADGEVVRLDRAGELDLLGGFVGSEGTLGIATEIVVQVLPRPQRVETLLAAFASTDAAGEVVSAVIAAGIVPAAIEMMDSLTIRAAEAAVGAGLPLDAGAVLLVELDGPSVEVEVALERVRGSCEAGRATEVRVAATEDERMKFWRGRKAAFAAMGRISPDYYVQDGVVPRTRLPETLRRISDLSRTHGLEVANVFHAGDGNLHPLVLYDGAVEGESERAAELASAILEACVDAGGSLTGEHGIGLDKACHMPLMYSEADLETMLRLRSAFDPKGLCNPGKAFPTPRLCGEVPGPYRRHPAEREGVERW
- the acnA gene encoding aconitate hydratase AcnA; this encodes MADLDPFGARATLPGGEALYRLDRIVDPLTLPYTVCVLLENLLRRVGTVHVREEDVRALAAWPNPAPDAQLAFMPARVLMQDLTGVPAVVDLAALRAAVARRNADPGRVDPLVPVDLVIDHSVQVDAFGSDKAYARNIEREYERNGERYQLLRWAQGAFQNFRVVPPGMGICHQVNLEYLGQVVRQEDGVAFPDTLVGTDSHTTMINSIGVLGWGVGGIEAEAVMLGQPLYMTQPQVIGVRMTGALPTGVTATDLVLTLTEQLRKHGVVGKFIEFFGPGLGSLTVADRATLSNMSPEFGATAATFPIDAQTLRYLADTGRPADLIERVERYTREQGLFRTGEEAPPAYTETLDLDLAAVVPSLAGPRRPQDRVSLPQVSRSFTDAFGAGTGNGNHLGDGSVVISAITSCTNTSNPALMVAAGLLARKALERGLSARPWVKTSLAPGSRVVVGYLERAGLLEPLDRLGFNLVGFGCTTCIGNSGPLPDEVAGAIERDDLKVAAVLSGNRNFEARIHPAVRANYLASPPLVVAFALAGSVNTDLTNDPLGDGADGPVYLRDVWPTPDEVEQALTGSFSSDLFDEEYGRIFEGDERWTALPSPEGKLFDWDPDSTYVREATFFAHEADLSDIESARVLALLGDSVTTDHISPAGAFSPDTPAGRYLVEQGVEPRDFNSYGARRGNHEVMVRGTFANIRLKNALAEREGGFTRHLPSGESMTIYDAAQRYAAEGVPLVVICGREYGSGSSRDWAAKGTALLGARAVIAQSFERIHRTNLVALGVIPLQFREGDSAGSLGLDGTETYTIRGLGELDVGSTVTVEVNGGERSFECLARLDAPADVTTYRAGGLLQMVMRQLVE
- a CDS encoding (Fe-S)-binding protein, which codes for MAETRDLLDACVHCGFCLPSCPTYTLWGDEMDSPRGRIHLMKLVDEGEIELDATVASHFDRCLGCLACVPACPSGVRYDILIPRARALRRERAPRSLRQRVVEGGVLATAARPRLLRALAWPLALGVRPFALAPRVGPSDLRARPARLTPARGEVRMRAAMLEGCVQRVFFGRVNRAAAQVLAADGCEVSVPAGQGCCGALALHAGREDEARRLARATIAALGGHERIVVTAAGCGSAMKEYGDLLETDEARRFSASVCDATELAAELGARAERAPHAPVRVVYQDACHLRQAQGVAAQPRELLRAVPGVELVEIDGADMCCGSAGIYNLLEPETGRELGSRKAEAILAARPDIVATANPGCAIQIAAALRRAGHPGLPIVHPAELVAASLA
- a CDS encoding FAD-binding oxidoreductase; the protein is MVIEHEPGDLTCTVSAGVPLTELQETLARGGQMLALDPPDAARLTVGEAFATAASGPRAHRYGGPRDLVLGVTVRLADGTVARGGGRVVKTVAGYDLPKLFTGARGRLGEILELTLRLHPLPASTCTVVTAPTDPTVLEPLAPACIEYAWPPERMFVRFESPVARPLAEQAVALVGGELVEGDESLWADHRERAAGLELTRCVPAEVAATIERLREAGATTIVGRYARGLLFSDADRRCQAPGLRELERRVVEAYGG